The Chloroflexota bacterium genome includes the window GCGGAGCACGGTATACAGCGCCCGCATGATCTCGGCCCGCGAAATTTTGGTCTGCCCGGCCATGCGGTCTTCGTAAACGATTGGCACTTCGGCCACCCGCCAGCCCTGGCGTTGAACCAAATAGAGCATCTCGATCAGGAACGAGTAGCCTGACGAGAAGATGCCGTTCAAGTCAATCGATTCCAGCACCTGCCGCCGGTAAAGGCGAAACCCGGCGGTGGTGTCTCGCGCCTCCAGCCCCAGGGCAAAGTGGGCGACGAGGTTCGCGCCGCCGCTCAGGACTTTGCGATACCAGGGGCAGTAGAGCATGTCGCCGCCGGGCACGTAGCGCGAGCCGATGACAAGATCGGCGGTCTCGGCCCGGGCCAGCATGGCCGGGATGTAGCGCGGGTTGTGCGAAAAGTCGGCGTCCATCGTCAGCACGGCCTCAGCGCCAAGCTCGAAGGCCCGCCGAAAGCCGGCAAGATAGGCCGTGCCCAGCCCCAGCTTGCCGGAACGATGAACGACCCTCATTCGATTCGGGTGGGCGGCGGCCCATTCTTCGGCGATGTCCCCGGTGCAGTCGGGTGAACCGTCGTCCACGTTGATGACGTTCACGTCCACCGGCAGAGCAAAAATCTCTTTGAGCAGATGGGGTAAGTTTTCAGCTTCATTGTAAGTTGGAACGATAATGTAGGTTTGCAAGTCTTCTCTCTCGTCAATCTTTTACCAGAAACACTAACATCGCCAGCCAGAACCACGAGTAATTCAGCACACGCCGCGATTTTACCAGCCCGCCGAAAAGCAGTGTGGCCAACACCAGCCCGCAACAAAAGCGGAGCATGGCGATTGGCTCGCGAAAGGTGGAGAACGGCGTGAAGGGGATGATAACAGCATTTGCGCCCAATGCCCAAACGTAGGGATGCCAGTTGCGGCGCAGAACTTCGCGGGCCGAGGCGGCGATGCCCCAGACTGAAGGGAACATCACCCACGGCCCGAGAAAGAGCAGGAAGACAACGAACACGATAGCGTTGAGGGGCAGAATGCGCCAGACGCCCATGAAGGGAACGATCTCAAACGGCGTGCCCTTGCAACCGCCGGAGCCGAGTCCGAAGCTTCCAAACAATTTCCAGAGTACAAGTTGCCAAACGACAAATGGCAAGGCTGATAAAGCTGACAACGAGACCAGGCGGCGACCGTCGCGAGAAAAGAGAGAATACGCCAGTTGAGCCGCCACAAATAGAATGGCCGTTTCTTTGGCAAAGACCGCCAGCCCGAAGAACAGGGCCGCGAGCCAAATTCGGTCCCGTCTATCCAACAAATACGCAAAGACAATGAGGCTGTAAGAAAGCGGCTCGGCGATGTCGGTTCGCACCGACACAACCAGCCCCGGCCAGAGGCCGTAGACAAGCGCGGCCCAGCGGATCGCGCCGAGAGCGGTTAGCAGTTTTTCGAGCACGGCGGTTCCGGCAGTTTGGGCGATGAGGTTGATCAGGACAATTGTCCAGGGAATGAGGCCGGGCTGGCTAAACGCCAGCAGGCGCGCCAGCAGAGGCAGAAGAATGCGCTGGTAACGATAAGCCGGAACATCGAGGGCGGGCGCAACACCTGAGGGAGATGGATCGCGAGCGATGAAGTAAGTGAACTGGCCGTCATAGCCGGGATCGTTTCCGTAGCAATCGGTTGTGCCGATTTTGGCGAAGGCCAGCGGGTCGCCGTTGTTGCGCGCAAGAATGAGGCCCAGGTAAACAACGTGAGCCAAAAGAACGACAAGCCAGGGTTTGACGAATTTTTTCACGATTGATGTAAGGCAGGGGCGAAGTAGTCGGAGGCTGTGCTATGAGTTCATCGGAGTATTTGCCCGACTGCTTCGCCCTTACGTTGTCCAATCCACCACAAACTAACCCAAACAAGGATCGAAATCGCGCTCACGATCAATCCCAGCGTGACCGAGAGGGGTGCGTATTCAAACACAACTTCGTGCTGACCGGCAGGCACGGCAACGGCCCGGAACAGGTAGTTTGCCCGCAAGAGCGGTTGCGGCTCGCCGTCCACGAAAACGCGCCAGCCGGGGTAGTAGGTGTCGGAGAGGACGAAGAAGCCGTCGCGCTCAAGGACGACGGTTGCTACAAAACGATTTGGATCGAGTGGGAGGCCGGCTCTTTCGTCAGTCGCCGGTTCTATGACAACCTGTGCGTCAGGATCGAAGGCTGGGTCAGTGATGGCGCTCAGGGCGGCCAAGCCGTTTGGAACGGTTAGCGAATCGTAGACCAGGCGCAAGCGGGCTGTGTTCGCCTCGCGCAGCGACACAGCACCCATCGGTTTGACGAGAGCGCGAACGTCGGCCAGGTCGAGCAGGCGCGGCGAGAGTTCCATGGCCTCCAGATAGTTCACGTAGCGTTCAGGCTGGAGCGGGTCGAAGTTGTTGGCCGAAGCGATTCCATCAAGCGCCGGGAGGTTGGGCAAAAAGGAGGCGCGGAGCCTGTCGGGGGCGATGTCGTCGAATGACTTGAAGCGGAAGAACTCGCTGAACTTGACTCGATACTCGTCGTCGGAAAATTGGTAGAGGCGGCCTTGGGCAAGCGAGAAGGCGGGCTTGAGATGATACAGAAAAGGATCAATGGCCGGGTTGAGGCGAACGGCGGCCAGGCCGAGGTCGAGAGCGATGAAGGCCAGAACCAGCCATTGCCAGCGTTTCGGTTCGGCGGGCTGGGCCAGAATTAAGAGAAAGGTTCCCAGGGCAACGACGGCGGCCCCGGCGAATCCGCCGGCGATGACGACGGCGGTCTTGCCGGTCATCATCAACACGGCAAGGAGACTCAAGATCAGAGTCGCGCCGCTGGCCGCCAGTCCCAGCCGCGCCCAGTAACGTTTGCGGGCTGAGGCCTGCCAGCGGTCGGCGCCGATGCCGGCCAGCAGGCTGACGGCGAACGTGTACCAGACCAACATGCGGGCTGGGGCCTGGAAGAGATCGAAGCCAGGAATGAAATGGTAGAAGAACGGGAAGACGGGCGTGTTTTTGCCGAGGGCGAGAGTGACGGAGATGACGATGGTTGTCAGAGAAAATATCACCACAGAGCGCACGGGGAGCGCGGAGTTTTGCTGGAGGGTTGTTGCCCGATTTGCGTGGCGCTTGCGGATAAGAGTCGCCAGCGCGTAACTGGCGAAGAGCAATGGCAGAAGACTCAGGTAAGCATGATCTTCCCAGTAGGTGGCGTAGCCAAGATAGTTGTGATCGGCAGGGTGGCCGAAGAGGTTTGGGGCGACGAAGGTGAGCAAGCGCCAGGGCCAGAGTGAGTAGGTGGCGACAAATTCGTATTCGGCGGCGGCGGCGCGAGGCGATTGGCGCAAAAGCTCGTAAGTGGGAAGGAGTTGAATGGCGGCCAAACCGACGGCCAGCGCCACGGCCAAGATGAAGTTGAGGCTGTTGCGAAGCAAGGTTCGCCAATTGCTAAACGAATGGAAGATGAGCCAGGTGGTGGCGAGGAGCAAGGTGTAGAAGGAGGTTTGGGCGTGACCGGCGAGGAGTTGGAGGGCGATGAGAGCAGAGAGCCTCGCCGCCCTCGCCCCCACCCCGGCTTCGCCATCCCTCCCCCGCTCCTGCTGGAGGAACACCAGCAGGAGCGGGGGAGGGGACGGGGGTGGGGGCGAGGCCGCAAGCACAATCCAGGGGAGCCAGGCAACAGCATTGTTGATGGTGATGAACCACAATCGCCCGGTGGAGTAGCCTGAAAGACAAAAGGTGAGGCCGACGACGGCGACGCCAAAGTTGCCGAGGTTGAGGCGGCGAGCCAGGCGAACCATGCCTACACCTGCCAGCGAAAGGTGTAGAACGGCAAGGGCGCTGATGGCAATTTCGGGAGGCAGAAGGAGGGCCAGCCAGTTGGGCGGATAGAAAACTGCGGATTGATAATTCGCCATGAGCGGCGCGCCCATGCCCAGAGACGGAGTCCACAGTGGCAGGCGGCCTTCGCGCAAGGCCTCGTTCACCAACACGCGCCAGGGCACAAACTGGAGGGCGGGCAACGCCCAGTACAACACTTGCCCGCCGAAGACCAGCCGCCAGAAGAAGAGAATTGGGGCAAGGGCGGCGATAATCTCCGGCCAGTGTTGTGCCGCCCATGCTTTTAGCTGATCACGATTCAAGAGTTGAGGCATTATTGGCCGGGCTTGAGTGACCAGACCGAGTAGTCGCCGGACTCGAAAATTTTGATCAGGTATTTGGCTTGAAGCGCCGGGTCAAAGCGCCCGAGGTTCTGCTCGTGCGAGCCGACGACGACGTAGGGCGCGCCCATCAACGAGTAATCCGAAAACCGGCTCTCGCCCGGAGTCCGGGCGCTGTAAAACGCGGCGACAGTATCGCGCTTGGTCTCAAGGTAGGGTGTCTCGGGGCCGTGGCCGATATAAGCCACAAGATAGCCGTAGGCCGGGAGCGAGTTGCCGAACTCAAACGACGACAAGACTACTTGCCTGGGCGGCAGACTGCGCGCCAGAAAAACGTACGTTGCCACCTGATCTTTGGTTTGATAGATCGGCTCGGCATAAGTGGATACCGCCGCCAGCCCGCCAACCCAGACCAGGGCTGTGGCCGGCAGGGAGACCGCCACCAGCACCAGCGGCGCATACCGTCGAATACGTTTTCCCACTTTGAGGCGGCTAAACCGGGCAATGCCCGCCGTCAGCCCCAGAATCGCCAGAGCCACCAGCGGCAGTTGTGCGCCCTCTGCCAGCCGTCGTTGCAAGTTGTAAGGAAGATAGAGCAACATCGGCAGAGTCAGCATCCAACCGAGCGCCAGCGCCCAGGCCGCCAGATTGCGACGATAGAGCGAGCGCAAGCCAAACAAGCCGGCCAGCGCCAGCAGGCCCCAGGCCGAAAGGTAATGCCAGGGCGCGGGCGAGAGAATGATGTTCTGTGCGCTCCAGGTCTGATAAGTTGTGTCGAGGTTGAAAAGCAAGAAGGTGTAGAGAACAACCGGAACTCCGCCGGAGGCGGCCAACACGGCCACACCTAACGCGCGCGTGGCCGTGCCGCCCAGGTCAACACCGCGAATCAATTCTGACTCGCCTTGCCGGAATGCAATCAACATCAGGAGAACGATGTGGGCCGTCAGCAGAACAAAGATGATGAGCATGTAGAGCGGCTGGACGAGGGTCATGAGAAACCAGGCCGCTCCGGCGGCGAACGCCCACAGCCAGCGCCCGCGCACGGCCCAGAGATAAAACAACAGGCCGCCGAGAAAAAAGACTCGCGAGGCCGAAAGATGCGGCAGGCTGTAGAGATCGAGAAAAGTGAACGCTTCCGGAGAATAAAACTCCAACGGGGTCCCCGGCGCGCGAAGAGCGGCCAGCAACCACCCCAGCCCCCCGCCCAACCCGACGAGGATCAACCCCAGCCGCCGCTGGCGCACCAACGGCAACAGTTCGGCGAGGAAGAGGTAGGAGACGAGCAACAGGGCGAAGCCCCAGAAGAGCCGGGCGGCGTGATAGCCGAAGACCAGGGCGCCATGAAGCCGAAGCGGGTCGCCCGTGCCGACAATCCAGCCGATGAACTTGCCAAGCAGGATATAAAACAAAAAGAAGAGCGAGCGCGAGTGTTGTTCGACGGCGTAAGGCATTTGAAACAGCCACTGGCCGTGAGCGCCCAACTGCATTTTTGCCAGATACGAGTTGCCATCCTCAACGCCGATGACGAAGCCCGAAAACCGCCAGGCCTCATTCGAGCGCGCCAGGCCAACCAGGTAAGGCGCGGCGGTGAACGACATGACCAGCGTTGAAAAAATAACAGCCCACAACCACTCTTTTAGTTTGATGCGGATCATGAGTCGGCTTTGTGTTGTGTCTGATGATAAAAGAAATAACCGGCAACGACCAGCCAGGCAAGGCCGCTGACTGCCAGGCCTAAATATACAACGAATGGCCGGAACTCAAAGATG containing:
- a CDS encoding polyprenol monophosphomannose synthase, with amino-acid sequence MQTYIIVPTYNEAENLPHLLKEIFALPVDVNVINVDDGSPDCTGDIAEEWAAAHPNRMRVVHRSGKLGLGTAYLAGFRRAFELGAEAVLTMDADFSHNPRYIPAMLARAETADLVIGSRYVPGGDMLYCPWYRKVLSGGANLVAHFALGLEARDTTAGFRLYRRQVLESIDLNGIFSSGYSFLIEMLYLVQRQGWRVAEVPIVYEDRMAGQTKISRAEIMRALYTVLRLSGRRFIMRR
- a CDS encoding YfhO family protein, producing the protein MPQLLNRDQLKAWAAQHWPEIIAALAPILFFWRLVFGGQVLYWALPALQFVPWRVLVNEALREGRLPLWTPSLGMGAPLMANYQSAVFYPPNWLALLLPPEIAISALAVLHLSLAGVGMVRLARRLNLGNFGVAVVGLTFCLSGYSTGRLWFITINNAVAWLPWIVLAASPPPPSPPPLLLVFLQQERGRDGEAGVGARAARLSALIALQLLAGHAQTSFYTLLLATTWLIFHSFSNWRTLLRNSLNFILAVALAVGLAAIQLLPTYELLRQSPRAAAAEYEFVATYSLWPWRLLTFVAPNLFGHPADHNYLGYATYWEDHAYLSLLPLLFASYALATLIRKRHANRATTLQQNSALPVRSVVIFSLTTIVISVTLALGKNTPVFPFFYHFIPGFDLFQAPARMLVWYTFAVSLLAGIGADRWQASARKRYWARLGLAASGATLILSLLAVLMMTGKTAVVIAGGFAGAAVVALGTFLLILAQPAEPKRWQWLVLAFIALDLGLAAVRLNPAIDPFLYHLKPAFSLAQGRLYQFSDDEYRVKFSEFFRFKSFDDIAPDRLRASFLPNLPALDGIASANNFDPLQPERYVNYLEAMELSPRLLDLADVRALVKPMGAVSLREANTARLRLVYDSLTVPNGLAALSAITDPAFDPDAQVVIEPATDERAGLPLDPNRFVATVVLERDGFFVLSDTYYPGWRVFVDGEPQPLLRANYLFRAVAVPAGQHEVVFEYAPLSVTLGLIVSAISILVWVSLWWIGQRKGEAVGQILR